One Arthrobacter sp. StoSoilB19 DNA window includes the following coding sequences:
- a CDS encoding MFS transporter has protein sequence MGKLLADVTPLRESPAFRRLWLGSAVSAVGSQLTLVAVSLEVYRLTQDSFYVGLLGIFALVPLVIGGLMGGSIADAHDRRRIALLATTVLWLTTGLIALQAWVQLGNVWVLYLLVALQSGAQAINQPARSAIIPTLIRKELLPAANALSMLTLGLAMTAGPLLAGLLVAWLGFGWTYTIDFVSFAFVLWAVYRLPPMPPTGGHSKAGIRSVIEGFRFLGTRPNLRMTFIIDLIAMVLAQPRALLPAVAALMIGGGEATVGILLACTAVGAFLAGLFSGPLGSVRRQGTAVVVSVMGWGASIGAFGLVVLLAGPAPAGAVTLWLLPAAVCCVLAGIADSISSVYRNTILQAAAPDHLRGRLQGVFIVVVAGGPRIGDLLAGGATKILNEGWVLLLGGALCIAGALLAAKLQPGFRTYDARNPVP, from the coding sequence GTGGGGAAACTGCTTGCCGATGTCACACCGCTCAGGGAAAGCCCGGCATTCCGCCGGTTGTGGCTCGGATCGGCGGTGTCCGCCGTCGGCAGCCAGCTCACCCTGGTGGCAGTGAGCCTCGAGGTGTACCGCCTGACGCAGGACAGCTTCTACGTGGGCCTGCTGGGCATCTTCGCGCTGGTTCCCCTCGTGATCGGTGGCCTGATGGGCGGCTCCATCGCCGACGCCCACGACCGCAGGCGGATTGCCCTGCTGGCCACCACCGTGCTCTGGCTGACCACCGGCCTGATCGCACTGCAGGCCTGGGTGCAGCTCGGCAACGTGTGGGTGCTGTACCTGCTGGTGGCACTGCAAAGCGGGGCCCAGGCCATCAACCAGCCGGCACGCAGCGCCATCATCCCCACGCTCATCCGCAAGGAACTCCTGCCGGCCGCCAACGCGCTGAGCATGCTGACCCTGGGCCTTGCCATGACCGCGGGGCCGCTGCTGGCCGGCCTCCTGGTGGCGTGGCTCGGGTTCGGCTGGACCTACACCATCGACTTCGTGAGCTTTGCCTTCGTCCTATGGGCTGTCTACCGGCTGCCACCCATGCCGCCCACCGGTGGACACAGCAAGGCGGGGATCCGCTCCGTCATCGAGGGGTTCCGGTTCCTTGGCACGCGGCCCAACCTCCGCATGACCTTCATCATCGACCTCATCGCCATGGTCCTTGCCCAGCCGCGGGCGCTGCTGCCCGCAGTCGCGGCCCTCATGATCGGCGGCGGCGAGGCAACCGTGGGCATCCTGCTGGCCTGCACCGCCGTCGGGGCCTTCCTGGCCGGCTTGTTCTCCGGTCCGCTGGGCAGCGTGCGCCGCCAGGGGACCGCCGTCGTCGTTTCGGTGATGGGCTGGGGCGCGTCCATCGGGGCGTTCGGCCTGGTGGTGCTGCTGGCCGGTCCCGCGCCGGCCGGGGCGGTGACCCTGTGGCTCCTGCCCGCCGCCGTCTGCTGTGTCCTTGCAGGCATTGCCGACTCCATCAGCAGCGTCTACCGCAACACCATCCTGCAGGCCGCGGCCCCTGACCACCTCCGCGGCCGGCTGCAGGGCGTGTTCATCGTGGTGGTGGCCGGCGGCCCTCGAATCGGGGACCTGCTGGCGGGTGGCGCGACTAAGATTTTGAATGAGGGCTGGGTCCTGCTGCTCGGCGGTGCGCTGTGTATTGCGGGGGCCTTGCTGGCGGCGAAACTGCAGCCGGGCTTCCGGACGTACGATGCGCGGAACCCGGTTCCCTAG
- a CDS encoding Fur family transcriptional regulator, with protein sequence MMEHFDGQEAWAAALRAHGRRVTKQRLAVLAAVERHPHSPAESILAAARAELPELTAQSVYVVLGDLTDLHMLRRFEPPHSPALYETRVGDNHHHAICISCGRVEDVDCAVGHAPCLTPHWNPDAKPMTIQIADVMYQGICQECQQAQQLPPHSPSQEKEK encoded by the coding sequence ATGATGGAGCACTTTGACGGCCAGGAAGCGTGGGCTGCAGCCCTGCGCGCCCACGGCCGCAGGGTGACCAAGCAGCGGCTGGCCGTCCTTGCCGCCGTCGAACGCCACCCCCACTCGCCTGCCGAAAGCATCCTTGCCGCCGCCCGGGCCGAGCTGCCCGAACTGACGGCCCAGTCCGTCTATGTAGTCCTCGGCGACCTGACGGACCTGCACATGCTGCGCCGCTTCGAGCCGCCGCACTCCCCTGCCCTGTATGAGACGCGTGTGGGCGACAACCACCACCACGCCATCTGCATCAGCTGCGGCCGGGTGGAGGACGTGGACTGCGCCGTCGGCCACGCCCCCTGCCTCACGCCGCACTGGAACCCGGACGCCAAGCCCATGACCATCCAGATCGCGGACGTCATGTACCAGGGCATCTGCCAGGAATGCCAGCAGGCCCAGCAACTTCCTCCCCACAGTCCCTCGCAAGAAAAAGAGAAATAG
- a CDS encoding catalase, with product MTAVSTTQSGAPVTSDAHSKSVGADGAIILTDHYLVEKLAQFNRERVPERVVHAKGGGAFGTFKTTEDISKYTKAAFLQPGVETEMLIRFSSVAGENGSPDTWRDPRGFAVKFYTTEGNYDLVGNNTPVFFIRDGIKFPDFIHSQKRLPGTHLRDADMQWDFWTLSPESAHQVTWLMGDRGLPASWREMQGYGSHTYQWINEAGERFWVKYHFKSNQGVNSMSSEQAEQLAGSDADFYIRDLSENIAAGNFPSWDLHVQVMPYEDAKTYRFNPFDLTKVWPHGDYPLIKVGTMELNRNPENYFAQIEQATFAPSNFVPGIAASPDKMLQARIFSYADAHRYRVGTNHAQIPVNQPKNQVNNYSQDGAGRYLFNAPSVPVYAPNSVGGPAAVEPQNPAGGWENDGELTLAAHSLHAEDSDFVQAGALYREVYDEAAKARFLETITGAVGGVQSPGIKERAIQYWTNVDAELGAKLRANLGAGDAPSAPASDAESANKIG from the coding sequence ATGACTGCCGTTTCCACAACCCAGTCAGGCGCGCCGGTTACATCCGACGCTCACTCGAAGTCAGTTGGTGCCGATGGTGCCATCATCCTGACCGACCACTACCTCGTTGAAAAGCTCGCGCAGTTCAACCGCGAGCGGGTTCCGGAGCGCGTAGTGCACGCCAAGGGCGGCGGCGCATTCGGCACGTTCAAGACCACCGAAGACATCTCCAAGTACACCAAGGCCGCGTTCCTGCAGCCCGGCGTCGAGACCGAGATGCTGATCCGCTTCTCCTCCGTCGCGGGCGAGAACGGCTCCCCGGACACCTGGCGCGACCCCCGCGGTTTCGCCGTGAAGTTCTACACCACCGAGGGCAACTACGACCTCGTGGGCAACAACACCCCCGTCTTCTTCATCCGCGACGGCATCAAATTCCCGGACTTCATCCACTCCCAGAAGCGCCTGCCGGGCACGCACCTCCGCGACGCCGACATGCAGTGGGACTTCTGGACCCTGTCCCCCGAGTCCGCCCACCAGGTCACCTGGCTCATGGGTGACCGCGGCCTGCCGGCCTCCTGGCGCGAAATGCAGGGCTACGGCTCGCACACCTACCAGTGGATTAACGAAGCCGGTGAGCGCTTCTGGGTCAAGTACCACTTCAAGTCCAACCAGGGCGTGAACTCCATGAGCTCCGAGCAGGCCGAACAGCTGGCCGGCTCTGACGCGGACTTCTACATCCGCGACCTGTCCGAGAACATCGCCGCGGGCAACTTCCCGTCCTGGGACCTGCACGTGCAGGTCATGCCGTACGAGGATGCCAAGACCTACCGCTTCAACCCGTTCGACCTGACCAAGGTGTGGCCGCACGGCGACTACCCGCTGATCAAGGTGGGCACCATGGAGCTGAACCGGAACCCGGAGAACTACTTCGCGCAGATCGAGCAGGCCACCTTCGCGCCGTCGAACTTCGTGCCGGGCATCGCCGCCTCGCCGGACAAGATGCTGCAGGCCCGCATCTTCTCCTACGCGGACGCACACCGCTACCGCGTGGGCACCAACCACGCGCAGATCCCGGTGAACCAGCCCAAGAACCAGGTCAACAACTACAGCCAGGACGGTGCCGGACGTTACCTGTTCAACGCCCCCTCCGTTCCGGTCTACGCACCCAACTCCGTGGGCGGCCCGGCTGCCGTTGAGCCGCAGAACCCGGCCGGCGGCTGGGAGAACGACGGCGAGCTGACCCTTGCCGCGCACTCCCTCCACGCCGAGGACAGCGACTTCGTCCAGGCCGGCGCGCTGTACCGCGAGGTCTACGACGAGGCAGCAAAGGCCCGCTTCCTGGAGACCATCACCGGTGCCGTGGGCGGCGTCCAGAGCCCGGGCATCAAGGAACGCGCCATCCAGTACTGGACCAACGTTGATGCCGAACTCGGCGCCAAGCTGCGCGCCAACCTCGGCGCAGGGGATGCCCCCTCCGCTCCGGCCTCGGATGCAGAGTCCGCCAACAAGATCGGCTGA
- a CDS encoding DUF2461 domain-containing protein gives MNTFAGIPVEAFRFYAQLEDNNNRDWWLAHKATYEESVKAPLTLLLSELEPEFGPAKLFRPNRDVRFSLDKSPYKTAQGAFAARQEGVGFYLQINADGLLIGGGYHSHTPAQLARFRAAADASASGAALQDIVDAVAGAGFAIEGETLKTVPRGFDKDHPRAELLKHKSLSAGVEVGRPEWVSTPAAKERIAERWRQLRPLVEWVGRYAAP, from the coding sequence ATGAACACTTTCGCAGGCATCCCCGTCGAAGCTTTCCGCTTCTACGCACAGCTGGAGGACAACAACAACCGCGACTGGTGGCTGGCACACAAGGCAACGTACGAGGAATCAGTCAAGGCACCACTCACCCTCCTGCTCTCCGAGCTGGAACCCGAGTTCGGACCGGCCAAGCTTTTCCGCCCCAACCGCGACGTCCGCTTCTCACTGGACAAGTCGCCCTACAAAACTGCCCAGGGAGCATTCGCTGCGCGCCAGGAAGGCGTGGGTTTCTATCTCCAAATCAATGCTGACGGGCTGTTGATCGGTGGGGGCTACCACTCCCACACTCCCGCCCAGCTGGCACGGTTCCGCGCGGCCGCCGACGCTTCCGCCAGCGGCGCCGCCCTGCAGGACATTGTTGATGCCGTGGCCGGCGCCGGTTTTGCCATCGAGGGCGAGACGCTGAAAACCGTCCCGCGGGGATTCGACAAAGACCATCCCCGCGCCGAACTGCTCAAGCACAAATCGCTCTCCGCCGGAGTCGAGGTGGGCCGGCCGGAGTGGGTCTCCACACCCGCAGCGAAGGAGCGGATCGCGGAACGGTGGCGGCAGCTCCGGCCGCTCGTGGAATGGGTGGGCCGGTACGCGGCGCCCTGA
- a CDS encoding amino acid permease encodes MNLLRTKSIEQSIADADEPGRKLKRSLSTWDLMIMGVAVAVGAGIFSVGAKAAANFAGPAVTVSFAIAAVTCALAIMCYAEFATAIPVAGSAYVFTYATMGELLAWIIGWNLILELFTAAAVIAKYWGIYLSKVFALTGLDIPPALSLGGVDLYWGAFLIVAIFTVLLVLGTKLSARVGNIFTLIKIGVVLFVIVVGFTYVKLENYSPFVPAAQPTAGTGAADVLKQSFFGFLTGAAPAQYGTMGIFAGAALVFFAFIGFDVVATSAEEVKNPQKTLPRGIFGGLALVTLLYILVSLALTGMVSYTQLAEAKSPTLTTAFEAVGDTSAAKVIAFGSLVGLTTVIMVLLMGLSRVVLAMSRDGLLPRSLSKTSDKRSTPARLQIICGAAVALVAGLTNVDLLEEMINIGTLSAFVVVSLGILVLRRKRPDLKPAFRVPFGKVLPVVSAVLCLYLMTNLAVETWIFFAVWLVIGLAIYFAYGQRHSRLNERFAEANASVNGAAGSAAAPAAERDDEDELSRT; translated from the coding sequence ATGAATCTTCTGCGGACAAAATCCATCGAGCAGTCGATTGCCGACGCCGATGAGCCAGGGCGCAAACTCAAGCGTTCCCTCAGCACCTGGGACCTCATGATCATGGGCGTCGCCGTTGCTGTGGGCGCCGGTATCTTCTCGGTGGGCGCCAAGGCCGCTGCCAACTTCGCGGGCCCCGCCGTCACCGTCTCCTTCGCCATCGCCGCCGTCACGTGCGCGCTGGCCATCATGTGCTACGCCGAGTTCGCCACCGCCATCCCCGTGGCCGGATCGGCCTACGTCTTCACCTACGCCACCATGGGCGAACTCCTTGCCTGGATCATCGGCTGGAACCTGATCCTCGAGCTGTTCACGGCCGCCGCCGTCATCGCCAAGTACTGGGGCATCTACCTCAGCAAGGTGTTTGCCCTCACGGGCCTCGACATCCCGCCGGCCCTCTCGCTGGGCGGCGTGGACCTCTACTGGGGCGCCTTCCTGATCGTGGCCATCTTCACCGTGCTGCTGGTGCTGGGCACCAAGCTGTCCGCCCGCGTGGGAAACATCTTCACCCTGATCAAGATCGGCGTGGTGCTGTTCGTGATCGTGGTGGGCTTCACCTACGTGAAGCTGGAGAACTACAGCCCGTTCGTTCCCGCCGCCCAGCCCACGGCAGGCACCGGCGCCGCGGACGTCCTGAAGCAGTCCTTCTTCGGCTTCCTGACCGGTGCCGCGCCCGCCCAGTACGGCACCATGGGCATCTTCGCCGGGGCCGCACTGGTGTTCTTCGCCTTCATCGGATTCGACGTGGTGGCCACCTCCGCCGAGGAAGTCAAGAACCCGCAGAAGACGCTGCCCCGCGGCATCTTTGGCGGCCTGGCCCTGGTGACGCTGCTCTACATCCTCGTGTCCCTGGCCCTGACCGGCATGGTGTCCTACACCCAGCTGGCCGAGGCCAAGAGCCCCACCCTCACCACTGCCTTCGAGGCCGTGGGCGACACGTCCGCTGCCAAGGTCATCGCCTTCGGTTCCCTGGTGGGCCTGACCACCGTGATCATGGTGCTCCTCATGGGCCTGTCCCGCGTGGTGCTGGCCATGAGCCGCGACGGACTGCTGCCCCGGTCGCTGTCCAAGACCAGCGACAAGCGTTCCACCCCGGCGCGCCTCCAGATCATCTGCGGCGCCGCAGTTGCCCTGGTGGCAGGCCTGACCAACGTGGACCTGCTCGAGGAAATGATCAACATCGGCACGCTGTCCGCGTTCGTGGTGGTCAGCCTGGGCATCCTGGTGCTCCGCAGGAAGCGCCCGGACTTGAAGCCCGCCTTCCGCGTCCCGTTCGGCAAGGTACTGCCGGTTGTCTCCGCGGTGCTGTGCCTGTACCTGATGACCAACCTCGCCGTGGAGACCTGGATCTTCTTTGCCGTCTGGCTGGTCATTGGCCTGGCGATCTACTTCGCGTACGGACAGCGGCACTCCCGGCTCAACGAGCGCTTCGCCGAGGCCAACGCCAGCGTCAACGGCGCCGCGGGTTCCGCTGCAGCCCCCGCCGCCGAACGGGACGACGAGGATGAGCTGAGCCGCACCTGA
- a CDS encoding DUF779 domain-containing protein, giving the protein MPDHGMDAAVTLPGEDFSRVALTPAAVDLLRMLWDRHGPLMFHQSGGCCDGSSPMCYPAGDFITGDSDVLLGLFDLSDGLQPLPLEFWMSREQFNYWSHTHLTVDVVPGRGSGFSVEAPEGKRFLIRSTLMDWPA; this is encoded by the coding sequence ATGCCGGACCACGGGATGGACGCCGCCGTGACGCTGCCCGGGGAAGACTTTTCCCGGGTGGCGCTCACGCCGGCGGCCGTGGACCTGCTGCGGATGCTCTGGGACCGGCACGGACCGCTCATGTTCCACCAGTCCGGAGGCTGCTGCGACGGGTCCTCACCCATGTGTTACCCGGCAGGGGACTTCATCACGGGGGACTCGGACGTCCTGCTGGGGCTGTTCGACCTGTCCGACGGCCTGCAGCCACTTCCGCTGGAGTTCTGGATGTCCCGGGAACAGTTCAATTACTGGAGCCACACCCACCTGACCGTGGACGTTGTACCGGGCCGGGGGAGCGGCTTTTCGGTGGAAGCGCCGGAGGGCAAACGCTTCCTGATCCGGTCAACGCTGATGGACTGGCCTGCCTAG
- the adhP gene encoding alcohol dehydrogenase AdhP — MTTTMQAAVVTKFGADLSVQDVAMPVPGPGQALVKVLTTGVCHTDLHAAEGDWPVKPAPPFVPGHEGVGEVVALGEGVTDLRIGDVVGNAWLWSACGDCQYCRTGWETLCEAQQNGGYTVDGSFGEYMLVDSRFAARIPAGSDPVEVAPVLCAGVTVYKGLKMTETRPGQWVTISGIGGLGHIAVQYAVAMGLRVAAVDVADDKLALARTHGAEVTVNALHEDPVEVIQRETGGCHGVLVTAVHPSAFGQAIGMARRGGTIVFNGLPPGDFPAPIFDIVLKGLTVRGSIVGTRQDLEEALDFYARGKIRPTVSVRELSEVNAVFDEMKHAKIDGRVVLRF; from the coding sequence ATGACGACGACAATGCAAGCAGCAGTAGTAACCAAATTCGGTGCCGACCTGTCCGTCCAGGACGTCGCCATGCCGGTACCCGGGCCCGGCCAGGCACTGGTCAAAGTCTTGACCACCGGCGTATGCCACACCGACCTCCACGCAGCAGAAGGGGACTGGCCGGTCAAACCCGCCCCGCCGTTCGTTCCCGGCCACGAGGGCGTGGGGGAGGTGGTGGCACTGGGTGAAGGCGTCACCGACCTCCGCATCGGAGACGTGGTGGGCAACGCCTGGCTGTGGTCCGCCTGCGGTGACTGCCAGTACTGCCGCACCGGCTGGGAGACCCTCTGCGAGGCCCAGCAGAACGGCGGCTACACGGTGGACGGGTCCTTCGGGGAGTACATGCTCGTGGACTCACGCTTCGCGGCGCGCATACCGGCGGGATCCGACCCCGTCGAGGTGGCGCCGGTACTCTGTGCCGGCGTCACCGTCTACAAGGGCCTGAAGATGACCGAGACCCGGCCGGGGCAGTGGGTCACCATCTCCGGCATCGGAGGGCTGGGGCACATCGCCGTCCAGTACGCCGTCGCCATGGGCCTGCGGGTGGCCGCCGTGGACGTCGCGGACGACAAGTTGGCCCTGGCCAGGACCCACGGAGCGGAAGTGACCGTCAACGCGCTGCATGAAGATCCGGTAGAGGTGATCCAGCGTGAAACAGGAGGGTGCCATGGGGTGCTGGTTACGGCGGTGCATCCGTCAGCATTCGGACAGGCCATTGGCATGGCCCGCAGGGGCGGCACCATCGTGTTCAATGGACTGCCTCCGGGGGACTTTCCGGCGCCGATCTTCGACATCGTGCTCAAGGGGCTGACGGTCCGCGGTTCCATCGTCGGAACCCGGCAGGACCTTGAGGAAGCGCTGGATTTCTACGCCAGGGGAAAGATCCGCCCCACAGTGTCCGTCCGGGAGCTCTCCGAGGTCAACGCCGTCTTCGATGAGATGAAGCACGCCAAGATCGACGGCCGCGTGGTGCTGAGGTTCTGA
- a CDS encoding aldehyde dehydrogenase family protein, with protein sequence MTVYAQPGTDGSKVTFKDRYENWIGGEWVAPVKGQYFDNITPVTGKAFCQVARGTAEDIELALDAAHKAAPSWGKTSAAERAAILNRIADRIDENLEMLAVAETWDNGKPVRETLNADLPLAADHFRYFASAVRAQEGSLSQLDENTTAYHFHEPLGVVGQIIPWNFPILMAVWKLAPALAAGNTVVLKPAEQTPSSILVLVELIGDLLPAGVLNVVNGFGVEAGKPLASSSRIRKIAFTGETTTGRLISQYASQNLIPVTLELGGKSPNIFFNDVAQENDAFYDKAQEGFALFAFNQGEVCTCPSRALVQEDIYDSFMADAVARVEKMVQGNPLDTDTQVGAQASNDQLEKILSYIDIGKQEGARILTGGARAELPGDLAGGFYVQPTVFEGHNRMRIFQEEIFGPVVAVTKFSDYNDAMGIANDTLYGLGAGVWSRNGNVAYRAGREIQAGRVWVNNYHAYPAGAAFGGYKSSGIGRENHAMMLDHYQQTKNLLVSYDENKLGFF encoded by the coding sequence ATGACCGTTTACGCACAGCCGGGAACCGACGGTTCGAAGGTCACCTTCAAGGACCGGTACGAAAACTGGATCGGCGGGGAATGGGTGGCCCCCGTGAAGGGGCAATACTTCGACAACATCACTCCGGTGACGGGCAAGGCGTTCTGCCAGGTGGCCCGCGGCACGGCCGAAGACATCGAACTGGCGCTGGACGCGGCGCACAAGGCGGCACCGTCCTGGGGAAAGACCTCAGCAGCGGAACGTGCCGCAATCCTGAACAGGATCGCCGACCGCATCGACGAAAACCTGGAAATGCTCGCCGTCGCCGAAACCTGGGACAACGGCAAGCCGGTCCGGGAGACCCTGAACGCGGACCTGCCGCTGGCGGCGGACCACTTCCGCTACTTCGCCTCAGCCGTCCGTGCCCAGGAAGGCAGCCTCTCCCAGCTGGACGAGAACACCACCGCATACCACTTCCACGAACCGCTCGGCGTGGTGGGCCAGATCATTCCCTGGAACTTCCCCATCCTCATGGCCGTCTGGAAGCTGGCACCCGCGCTCGCCGCCGGAAACACGGTGGTGCTCAAGCCCGCCGAACAGACGCCAAGCTCCATCCTGGTGCTGGTGGAACTCATCGGGGACCTGCTGCCCGCCGGCGTGCTGAACGTGGTCAACGGCTTCGGCGTGGAGGCCGGCAAGCCGCTGGCCTCCAGCTCCCGGATCCGGAAGATCGCGTTCACCGGCGAGACCACCACCGGCCGGCTGATCAGCCAGTACGCCAGCCAGAACCTCATCCCCGTCACCCTGGAACTGGGCGGCAAGAGCCCCAACATCTTCTTCAACGACGTTGCCCAGGAGAACGACGCGTTCTACGACAAGGCCCAGGAAGGTTTCGCGCTGTTCGCCTTCAACCAGGGCGAAGTCTGCACCTGCCCGTCCCGGGCGCTGGTCCAGGAGGACATCTACGACTCCTTCATGGCGGACGCCGTGGCCCGGGTGGAAAAGATGGTCCAGGGCAACCCGCTGGACACCGATACGCAGGTTGGTGCACAGGCCTCCAACGACCAGTTGGAGAAGATCCTGTCCTACATTGACATCGGAAAGCAGGAAGGCGCCAGGATCCTCACCGGCGGCGCCCGCGCCGAACTCCCGGGCGATTTGGCGGGTGGCTTCTACGTCCAGCCCACCGTGTTTGAGGGCCACAACCGGATGCGGATCTTCCAGGAGGAGATCTTCGGGCCCGTGGTGGCGGTGACCAAGTTCAGCGACTACAACGACGCCATGGGCATCGCCAACGACACCCTCTACGGGCTGGGCGCCGGTGTCTGGTCCCGCAACGGCAACGTGGCCTACCGCGCCGGCCGGGAAATCCAGGCCGGCCGTGTCTGGGTCAACAACTACCACGCCTACCCGGCGGGTGCCGCCTTCGGTGGCTACAAGTCCTCGGGCATCGGCCGTGAAAACCACGCCATGATGCTGGACCACTACCAGCAGACCAAGAACCTGCTGGTCAGCTACGACGAAAACAAGCTGGGCTTCTTCTAG
- a CDS encoding helix-turn-helix domain-containing protein has protein sequence MTNLLQPEPRQRAALAGHERLDGAIPEMPGLGDATPEIPGLRKLIRESWLRSAGFKANPDNAAAPLAFDWDELEDYRRQHPLAAIMPVINKLLVQPSHDSGLLVAVGDEVGRLLWVDGDPTLQRRAEGMMFVPGADWSEASVGTSAPGTALALGKGIQIAGAEHYQRAVHPWSCTAVPFHDPDSGAVLGVVDITGTATAVAPHTLSLVEATVAAAQAQLRVERLQRAAELARKPVRRRSPASAARQGQGAKEGSLYRNSLQLLGRDQALLSLGGRTVSLSARHSEILALLSTHPDGLTAEELSALLYPGDGPTMTLRAEMVRLRKVIQQLSPDAVPGSRPYRLPVDLVPDTGQVLSCLQRGAHRIALEIYRGGVLPRSEAPGIIELRNRVSSLLREAVLTDGSAESLLKYAALPEASDDVGIRRAALRLLPPRSPKRAAVVADLERLEAELRA, from the coding sequence ATGACGAACCTGCTCCAGCCTGAACCGCGACAGCGCGCCGCGCTGGCAGGTCACGAGCGCCTGGACGGTGCCATTCCAGAGATGCCGGGCCTGGGCGATGCCACGCCCGAAATCCCCGGCCTGCGCAAACTCATCAGGGAATCGTGGCTACGGTCCGCCGGCTTCAAAGCCAATCCTGACAATGCGGCCGCGCCGCTTGCCTTCGACTGGGACGAGCTGGAGGACTACCGCCGGCAGCACCCCCTTGCAGCGATCATGCCGGTCATCAACAAACTCCTGGTCCAGCCCAGCCATGACAGCGGCCTCCTGGTGGCCGTAGGCGATGAGGTGGGCAGGCTCCTGTGGGTGGACGGCGACCCCACGCTCCAGCGCCGCGCCGAAGGCATGATGTTCGTCCCCGGTGCCGACTGGTCCGAGGCCAGTGTTGGCACCAGTGCCCCGGGAACGGCCCTGGCCCTGGGCAAGGGGATCCAGATCGCCGGCGCCGAGCACTACCAGCGGGCCGTCCATCCCTGGAGCTGCACCGCCGTCCCCTTCCACGACCCCGATTCAGGCGCCGTGCTGGGCGTCGTGGACATCACCGGGACAGCCACCGCGGTGGCGCCGCATACGCTGTCGCTGGTGGAGGCCACCGTGGCGGCCGCGCAGGCGCAGCTGCGGGTGGAGCGCCTGCAGCGCGCGGCGGAGCTGGCCAGGAAGCCCGTACGACGGCGGTCCCCGGCGTCCGCCGCCAGGCAGGGCCAGGGTGCCAAGGAAGGCAGCCTCTACCGGAACAGCCTGCAGCTGCTGGGCCGCGACCAGGCGCTGCTCAGCCTGGGCGGCAGGACGGTTTCGCTGTCCGCCCGGCACAGCGAGATCCTGGCCCTGCTCAGCACCCACCCGGACGGGCTCACCGCGGAGGAACTCAGCGCCCTGCTGTATCCCGGGGACGGCCCTACCATGACGCTGCGCGCCGAGATGGTCCGCCTGCGCAAGGTCATCCAACAGCTTTCCCCGGACGCTGTTCCCGGCTCGCGCCCCTACCGGCTGCCTGTCGACCTGGTGCCGGACACCGGCCAGGTGCTTAGTTGCCTGCAGCGCGGTGCACACCGGATTGCCCTGGAGATTTACCGTGGCGGCGTGCTCCCGCGCTCCGAGGCGCCCGGCATCATCGAGCTGAGGAACAGGGTCTCGTCCCTGCTCCGGGAGGCCGTCCTCACGGATGGAAGTGCCGAGTCCCTGCTCAAGTACGCCGCGCTTCCCGAGGCAAGTGACGACGTCGGAATCCGCCGCGCCGCGCTCCGCCTCCTGCCGCCGCGCTCACCCAAGCGGGCCGCCGTCGTGGCCGACCTGGAACGGCTGGAAGCCGAACTGCGCGCCTGA